The proteins below come from a single Falco rusticolus isolate bFalRus1 chromosome 8, bFalRus1.pri, whole genome shotgun sequence genomic window:
- the LOC119152520 gene encoding F-box/LRR-repeat protein 21-like, translating to MMKRARQKVVIENEGPQTLQKSKNQKTCLHGSAFGESDLHASMDWGSLPHHVILRIFQFLPLVDRARASSVCRRWNDVFHIPDLWRRFEFELSQPATSYLKSTHPDLIQQIIKRHADHLQYVSFKVDSSTESAEAACDILSQLVNCSIKTLGLISTAKPSFMNVSKAHFASALTVVFVNSKSLSSVKIDDTPLDDPSLKVLVANNSDTLKLLKMSSCPHVSPAGILCVADQCHGLKELALNYYILSDELLLALSSEKHVDLEHLRIDVVSENPGQVEFHTIKKQSWDAFVKHSPKVNIVMYFFLYEEEFDAFFREETPVTHLYFGRAVSKAMLGRIGMNCPRLIELVVCANGLQPLDDELIRIAERCKNLTAMGLGECEVTCRGFIEFVKMCGGRLTQLSIMEEVLIPDNDYSLDRLHLEVSKHLGRMWFPDMMPTW from the exons ATGATGAAGAGAGCTAGGCAGAAAGTTGTGATTGAAAATGAAGGTCCTCaaacattacagaaaagcaaaaaccagaaaacttgttTACATGGCTCCGCGTTTGGTGAATCTGATTTGCATGCCTCAATGGACTGGGGAAGCCTTCCGCACCATGTTATTTTGcgcatttttcagtttctaccTTTAGTTGATAGAGCTAGGGCATCTTCCGTTTGTCGAAGGTGGAATGATGTTTTTCACATCCCAGATCTCTGGAGGAGATTTGAATTTGAACTTAGCCAGCCAGCTACTTCTTACTTAAAGTCTACACATCCTGATCTCATTCAGCAGATTATAAAGAGGCATGCTGATCATCTGCAGTACGTCAGCTTCAAG GTTGATAGTAGTACTGagtcagcagaagcagcctgtgaCATCCTTTCTCAGTTGGTGAACTGTTCTATCAAGACACTGGGTTTGATTTCTACAGCAAAACCAAGCTTCATGAATGTCTCTAAG GCTCATTTTGCTTCAGCACTGACGGTAGTTTTTGTAAACTCCAAGTCGTTATCATCGGTCAAGATAGATGACACACCACTTGATGATCCTTCCTTGAAGGTTCTTGTTGCTAACAATAGTGATACTCTAAAACTGCTAAAAATGAGCAGCTGTCCTCATGTATCACCTGCTG GAATTCTTTGTGTTGCTGACCAGTGTCATGGACTTAAGGAGCTGGCTTTGAACTATTACATATTAAGTGATGAACTGCTGCTGGCTCTTTCGAGTGAAAAGCATGTTGATCTTGAACATCTTCGCATAGACGTTGTGAGTGAAAACCCTGGACAAGTTGAATTTCACactattaaaaagcaaagctgggaTGCTTTTGTTAAACACTCCCCCAAAGTCAACATTgtaatgtatttcttcttatACGAAGAAGAATTTGATGCTTTCTTCAGAGAGGAAACCCCTGTTACACACCTTTACTTTGGTCGTGCAGTGAGCAAAGCGATGTTAGGTCGCATTGGCATGAATTGCCCAAGGTTAATTGAGTTGGTTGTGTGTGCTAACGGACTTCAGCCTTTGGATGACGAACTTATTCGGATTGCCGAGCGCTGTAAGAACTTAACAGCAATGGGACTTGGTGAATGTGAAGTAACTTGCAGAGGTTTTATTGAATTTGTAAAGATGTGTGGGGGCAGGCTTACCCAGCTTTCTATAATGGAGGAGGTACTGATTCCAGATAATGATTATAGCTTAGATCGGCTTCATCTGGAAGTCTCCAAACACCTTGGAAGAATGTGGTTTCCTGATATGATGCCAACGTGGTAA
- the LECT2 gene encoding leukocyte cell-derived chemotaxin-2 — translation MPALSLVALISLVCTVFAKQLDAHPPQQQHRHWAQICSGNPTNKIRGCDRYGCGSFGADRHSGKGKHAGVDVICADGATVYAPFSGQLSGPIRFFHNGNAIDDGVQIRGSGYCVKLVCIHPIRYHGHIRRGEQLGRMLPMQRVFPGIISHIHVENCDRSDPTHLLTPVVPPFPQQDRHWATVCSGNPTNEIRGCDNYGCGYYGAPRRNGKGKHRGVDVICADGATVYAPFSGQLSGPIKFFHNGNAIDDGVQIRGSGFCVKLVCIHPIRYSGRISKGQILGKMLPMQRVFPGITSHIHVENCDHSDPTSNLERGKGQRE, via the exons ATGCCAGCTCTCAGCCTGGTCGCTCTGATTAGCCTGGTGTGCACTG TTTTTGCCAAGCAGTTGGATGCACACCCACCCCAACAACAGCACAGACACTGGGCACAGATCTGCAGCGGGAATCCCACCAACAAAATCCGGGGCTGCGATAGATACGGCTGTGGCAGTTTCGGGGCTGACAG GCACAGTGGTAAAGGAAAGCACGCGGGTGTGGATGTCATCTGTGCTGACGGAGCTACAGTGTACGCTCCGTTTAGCGGCCAGCTCTCCGGACCCATTCGATTCTTTCACAATGGAAATGCCATTGATGATGGAGTCCAAATCAGAGGATCAG GGTACTGCGTAAAGCTCGTCTGTATTCACCCCATCCGCTACCACGGCCACATCCGGAGAGGGGAACAGCTCGGGAGAATGCTGCCAATGCAGAGAGTATTTCCTGGCATTATCTCGCACATCCATGTTGAGAACTGTGACCGCTCTGATCCTACCCATCTACTTACACCtg TTGTTCCACCATTCCCACAACAAGACAGACACTGGGCAACAGTGTGCTCTGGGAATCCTACAAACGAGATAAGAGGCTGTGATAACTATGGCTGTGGATACTACGGAGCTCCAAG acGCAACGGTAAAGGAAAGCACAGGGGTGTGGATGTCATCTGTGCTGATGGAGCAACTGTGTACGCTCCCTTTTCTGGCCAGCTCTCTGGACCCATTAAATTCTTCCACAACGGAAATGCCATTGATGATGGAGTCCAAATCAGGGGATCAG GATTCTGTGTAAAACTAGTCTGCATCCATCCCATCAGATACAGCGGTAGAATTTCTAAGGGGCAAATCCTTGGGAAAATGTTGCCAATGCAAAGAGTATTTCCTGGGATCACATCTCACATCCATGTTGAGAACTGCGATCACTCAGATCCTACTAGCAATCTGGAAAGGGGGAAAGGGCAAAGAGAGTGA